The Trichosurus vulpecula isolate mTriVul1 chromosome 3, mTriVul1.pri, whole genome shotgun sequence genome includes a window with the following:
- the LOC118844636 gene encoding carbohydrate sulfotransferase 4-like has translation MFWANKARLLVLLVLPSLAFLFLQQFYSHSQCPGLAEKSSPMRVLILSSWRSGSSFVGQLFSQHPDVFYLIEPGWHVWTTLSSGSAGQLQMAVRDLIHSVFLCDMSVFDAYMAQGLRKQSSLFMWETSRALCSSPACHLFKREAIVTRGDCKILCSKQPFNLVEETCKSYSHVVLKEVRFFNLKTLQPLLTDPSLNLHIIHLVRDPRAVFRSRENTKEDLKYDNHIIMGNQWNKIKSEDQPYHLMKAICLSQQEIYKAAQLLPDSLRQRYLLIRYEDLVQDPLTQTSKLYEFVGLHFLPHLQIWVHNITQGKGMGGHAFHTNSRNAQSVSQAWRQSLPHDKVVQLQKICKDYMNLMGYLLVLSEKDQRNLSVNLQSTLEIP, from the coding sequence ATGTTCTGGGCAAACAAAGCAAGGCTCTTAGTCCTCCTGGTCCTGCCATCTCTAGCTTTCCTGTTTTTGCAGCAGTTTTACAGCCACAGCCAATGCCCTGGTCTGGCAGAGAAGTCAAGCCCTATGCGTGTGTTGATCTTGTCCTCCTGGCGCTCTGGCTCCTCCTTTGTGGGCCAGCTCTTTAGTCAGCACCCAGATGTCTTTTACCTGATAGAGCCAGGCTGGCACGTGTGGACGACCCTCTCCTCTGGCAGTGCTGGGCAGTTGCAAATGGCCGTGAGAGACCTGATTCATTCAGTCTTCCTCTGTGACATGAGTGTCTTTGATGCCTACATGGCTCAGGGTCTGAGGAAACAATCCAGCCTCTTCATGTGGGAGACTAGTAGGGCACTGTGTTCCTCACCTGCATGCCATCTCTTTAAGAGGGAGGCCATTGTCACCCGGGGTGACTGTAAGATCCTATGTAGCAAACAGCCCTTCAACTTGGTAGAAGAAACCTGTAAATCCTACAGTCACGTGGTGCTTAAGGAGGTGCGCTTCTTCAACCTGAAAACCCTTCAACCACTGCTGACTGACCCCTCCCTCAACCTGCACATCATTCACCTTGTCCGAGACCCCCGGGCTGTGTTCCGCTCCCGGGAAAACACAAAAGAGGACCTGAAGTATGACAACCATATTATCATGGGGAACCaatggaataaaataaagagTGAAGACCAGCCCTATCACTTGATGAAAGCTATCTGCCTAAGCCAACAGGAGATCTACAAGGCAGCACAGTTGCTACCAGACTCCCTACGACAACGCTACTTGCTAATACGCTATGAGGACTTGGTGCAGGACCCACTGACTCAAACCTCCAAATTGTATGAATTTGTAGGGTTACATTTTCTACCTCATCTTCAAATCTGGGTGCATAACATCACACAGGGCAAGGGCATGGGAGGGCATGCCTTCCATACAAACTCCAGGAATGCCCAGAGTGTCTCCCAGGCCTGGCGTCAGTCCTTACCACATGACAAGGTAGTCCAGTTACAGAAAATTTGTAAAGATTACATGAACCTGATGGGCTACCTTCTTGTATTGTCTGAGAAAGACCAGAGAAATTTATCAGTAAATCTTCAATCCACTCTTGAGATCCCCTAA